One Pseudorasbora parva isolate DD20220531a chromosome 8, ASM2467924v1, whole genome shotgun sequence DNA window includes the following coding sequences:
- the LOC137084205 gene encoding uncharacterized protein isoform X1 — protein MIMGPVLAHLLLQAVLLYDTLAWQVKMPKDIHGLQGSCLVIPCSFSYSLYPPTNPRRVVWYQWVSRGYPLVYDDWYPSDVIGKFRGKTSLYGNPSYRDCSLLIKRVELAHHGEKLYAWIDPENVGKSTYAFYDVTSTILVDVHPQQPSIIIYGGEKMGDIITVACSTFHTCPYSQPNIILNGIEGTDKIDNNCNNAGQCRSTLTRTGKVKTERLTIECSVKHYGVSKVTATKIKIAKCVHQRILIEPELADVTEGDAKTFTCSVYHSCQRENPTITWNYKNMQVSTGSKTLSGLDRVTYSTINFLGAKEDHGKKLICTATFSGGNIEASVVLRIQRTVHYDAMGWEVKMPKDIHGVRGSCLVIPCSFSYTSYPPQNPRRVVWYQWVSKGNPLVYDPLHENDVIEKFRGKTELFGDSSGNCSLLIKNLEQTHHGETLYTRIDPENVPWQKYKFYDVTSTILVDASPQQPSLSIYGGDRMSDSITIVCSTAHTCPYSKPNIILRGIEGTDQLDNEHIKDGLWKITLTRTGVVQAESSTIECSVTHHGGLTVEAKQVKNAQCVHQKIMIEPDLADVTEGVAKTFTCSVYHSCQRETPTITWNYENMQVSTGSKTLSGVDRVTFSNITFLGEKDDNGKKLICSAKISGGNTETYVVLRVQQYQKPVDPILNETHFQYEADVIPRITALPRSCVVIPCSFKMEEEYATRLRVLWVTKKGGYMFHTDSHEVLDNFRRRTRLLGNPDEQNCTVEMDNVQTHDNGPFCFRAEKENEKYSFNNSCVFIIMRASPDKPVMSPLPEDIEPGTRITVKCSVNHTCSSHPPKISWSVPTVQETISHNHMGGGVWETVSTVTFLPTGYEEKDEIVCSAKFWGGKTQNNTASLSVKKIEVQAIKSEAIGLYAIAPSLVFILICVLAGVCIYKRRHRQDMQGSQTQSEHRRSAWNRFSSHFNMTDGRAAWNNRGNRSDIRCTGNVPERPPKPEQRRSIWSRFSRHQPPRNNANLRAEYKANNTCTVLGSKPFSKPHIPSPKSEPKSYRGHDYDAACTNQYRKY, from the exons CGGTTCTGCTCTATGACACTTTAGCATGGCAAGTGAAAATGCCAAAAGACATTCATGGCCTCCAGGGTTCCTGTCTGGTTATACCATGCTCTTTCTCTTACTCATTATACCCACCCACAAACCCACGTAGAGTTGTGTGGTATCAGTGGGTCTCTAGAGGTTATCCTTTAGTTTATGATGACTGGTATCCATCTGATGTCATTGGGAAGTTCAGAGGGAAAACTAGTTTATATGGAAACCCATCATATCGGGATTGCAGTCTGCTGATCAAAAGAGTAGAACTGGCTCACCATGGAGAGAAATTATATGCATGGATTGACCCTGAAAATGTTGGAAAGAGCACCTATGCATTCTATGATGTCACCTCTACAATACTTGTTGACG TTCATCCACAGCAGCCCAGCATCATTATTTATGGAGGTGAAAAGatgggtgacatcatcacagtagcATGTTCAACTTTCCACACATGTCCATACAGCCAACCGAACATCATTCTGAACGGAATAGAAGGAACTGACAAAATAGACAATAACTGTAATAATGCTGGCCAGTGCAGATCAACTCTGACACGCACAGGAAAAGTAAAGACAGAACGCTTGACTATTGAGTGTTCAGTAAAACATTATGGTGTCAGTAAAGTCACAGCTACAAAAATCAAAATTGCCAAAT gtgttcatcaaagaattttGATTGAGCCTGAACTGGCAGATGTCACAGAGGGCGATGCAAAGACCTTCACTTGTTCCGTCTATCACTCCTGCCAGAGAGAGAATCCAACCATCACATGGAACTATAAGAACATGCAGGTCTCAACGGGGAGCAAAACACTTTCCGGTTTAGATCGAGTCACCTATTCCACCATAAACTTCCTGGGTGCAAAAGAAGACCATGGGAAGAAATTGATTTGCACTGCAACATTTTCTGGAGGAAACATCGAAGCTTCTGTTGTTTTACGCATACAGC GTACTGTGCATTATGATGCAATGGGATGGGAAGTGAAAATGCCAAAAGACATTCACGGTGTCAGAGGTTCCTGTCTGGTTATACCATGTTCTTTCTCTTACACATCATACCCACCCCAAAACCCACGAAGAGTTGTGTGGTATCAGTGGGTCTCTAAAGGTAATCCTTTAGTTTATGATCCTTTgcatgaaaatgatgtcattgagAAGTTTAGAGGAAAAACTGAGCTATTTGGAGACTCAAGTGGGAATTGCAGTCTACTGATCAAAAACCTGGAACAGACCCACCATGGAGAGACATTATACACAAGGATTGACCCTGAAAATGTTCCATggcaaaaatacaaattttatGATGTCACTTCTACAATCCTTGTTGACG CAAGTCCACAGCAACCCAGCCTCAGTATTTATGGAGGTGACAGGATGAGTGACAGCATCACAATAGTATGTTCAACTGCCCACACGTGTCCATACAGCAAACCAAAcatcattctgagaggaatagAAGGAACCGATCAATTAGACAATGAGCATATTAAAGACGGCCTGTGGAAAATAACTCTGACACGCACTGGCGTCGTACAGGCAGAAAGCTCCACTATTGAGTGTTCAGTAACACATCATGGTGGCTTAACAGTGGAAGCTAAGCAGGTCAAAAATGCGCAAT GTGTTCATCAAAAAATAATGATTGAGCCTGATCTGGCAGATGTCACAGAAGGCGTCGCAAAGACCTTCACTTGCTCCGTCTATCACTCCTGCCAGAGAGAGACTCCAACCATCACATGGAACTATGAGAACATGCAGGTCTCAACGGGGAGCAAAACACTTTCCGGGGTAGATCGGGTCACCTTTTCCAACATAACCTTTCTGGGTGAAAAAGACGACAATGGGAAAAAATTGATATGTTCTGCAAAAATTTCTGGAGGAAACACTGAAACCTATGTTGTTTTACGTGTACAGC AGTATCAAAAACCAGTGGATCCAATCCTGAATGAAa CTCATTTCCAATATGAGGCAGATGTGATACCCAGGATCACTGCGTTGCCTCGTTCCTGTGTGGTAATACCGTGCAGTTTCAAGATGGAAGAGGAATATGCCACTCGACTTCGCGTTCTTTGGGTCACCAAAAAAGGTGGCTACATGTTCCACACTGACTCACATGAGGTCTTAGACAACTTCAGACGCCGCACAAGGCTCCTGGGAAACCCGGATGAGCAGAACTGTACTGTGGAGATGGATAATGTGCAAACTCATGACAATGGGCCGTTCTGCTTCAgagcagaaaaagaaaacgaGAAATACAGTTTCAACAACAGCTGTGTGTTCATTATAATGCGGG cATCTCCTGATAAACCTGTGATGTCGCCCCTTCCTGAAGACATCGAGCCCGGGACGCGCATCACCGTCAAATGCTCAGTCAACCACACATGCTCCTCTCACCCTCCCAAAATCAGCTGGAGCGTCCCAACAGTCCAAGAAACTATCAGCCACAATCACATGGGTGGAGGCGTTTGGGAAACAGTGTCCACTGTGACCTTCCTTCCAACTGGATATGAAGAGAAAGACGAAATTGTCTGCAGTGCCAAATTttggggtggtaaaacacagaACAATACTGCCTCACTGAGTGTTAAGA AAATAGAAGTTCAAGCGATTAAATCGGAGGCTATCGGGCTATATGCCATTGCTCCATCCCTTGTGTTCATCCTCATTTGTGTACTTGCTGGAGTCTGCATATACAAGAGACGACACAG GCAAGATATGCAAGGGTCACAAACACAATCTGAACATAG GAGATCCGCTTGGAACAGATTCTCAAG tcaTTTTAATATGACTGATGGTAGAGCAGCTTGGAATAACAGGGGGAACAGGAGTGATATCAG GTGCACTGGAAATGTTCCTGAAAGGCCACCAAAGCCTGAACAAAG ACGGAGCATCTGGAGCCGATTTTCTAG GCACCAACCACCCAGAAACAATGCAAATCTGAGAGCAGAATACAA GGCAAACAACACATGCACAGTGTTAGGAAGCAAGCCTTTCTCCAAACCTCATATTCCATCACCAAAGAG TGAGCCAAAATCCTACCGC GGTCATGATTATGATGCTGCTTGCACCAACCAATATAGAAAATACTGA
- the LOC137084205 gene encoding uncharacterized protein isoform X2, translating to MIMGPVLAHLLLQAVLLYDTLAWQVKMPKDIHGLQGSCLVIPCSFSYSLYPPTNPRRVVWYQWVSRGYPLVYDDWYPSDVIGKFRGKTSLYGNPSYRDCSLLIKRVELAHHGEKLYAWIDPENVGKSTYAFYDVTSTILVDGVHQRILIEPELADVTEGDAKTFTCSVYHSCQRENPTITWNYKNMQVSTGSKTLSGLDRVTYSTINFLGAKEDHGKKLICTATFSGGNIEASVVLRIQRTVHYDAMGWEVKMPKDIHGVRGSCLVIPCSFSYTSYPPQNPRRVVWYQWVSKGNPLVYDPLHENDVIEKFRGKTELFGDSSGNCSLLIKNLEQTHHGETLYTRIDPENVPWQKYKFYDVTSTILVDASPQQPSLSIYGGDRMSDSITIVCSTAHTCPYSKPNIILRGIEGTDQLDNEHIKDGLWKITLTRTGVVQAESSTIECSVTHHGGLTVEAKQVKNAQCVHQKIMIEPDLADVTEGVAKTFTCSVYHSCQRETPTITWNYENMQVSTGSKTLSGVDRVTFSNITFLGEKDDNGKKLICSAKISGGNTETYVVLRVQQYQKPVDPILNETHFQYEADVIPRITALPRSCVVIPCSFKMEEEYATRLRVLWVTKKGGYMFHTDSHEVLDNFRRRTRLLGNPDEQNCTVEMDNVQTHDNGPFCFRAEKENEKYSFNNSCVFIIMRASPDKPVMSPLPEDIEPGTRITVKCSVNHTCSSHPPKISWSVPTVQETISHNHMGGGVWETVSTVTFLPTGYEEKDEIVCSAKFWGGKTQNNTASLSVKKIEVQAIKSEAIGLYAIAPSLVFILICVLAGVCIYKRRHRQDMQGSQTQSEHRRSAWNRFSSHFNMTDGRAAWNNRGNRSDIRCTGNVPERPPKPEQRRSIWSRFSRHQPPRNNANLRAEYKANNTCTVLGSKPFSKPHIPSPKSEPKSYRGHDYDAACTNQYRKY from the exons CGGTTCTGCTCTATGACACTTTAGCATGGCAAGTGAAAATGCCAAAAGACATTCATGGCCTCCAGGGTTCCTGTCTGGTTATACCATGCTCTTTCTCTTACTCATTATACCCACCCACAAACCCACGTAGAGTTGTGTGGTATCAGTGGGTCTCTAGAGGTTATCCTTTAGTTTATGATGACTGGTATCCATCTGATGTCATTGGGAAGTTCAGAGGGAAAACTAGTTTATATGGAAACCCATCATATCGGGATTGCAGTCTGCTGATCAAAAGAGTAGAACTGGCTCACCATGGAGAGAAATTATATGCATGGATTGACCCTGAAAATGTTGGAAAGAGCACCTATGCATTCTATGATGTCACCTCTACAATACTTGTTGACG gtgttcatcaaagaattttGATTGAGCCTGAACTGGCAGATGTCACAGAGGGCGATGCAAAGACCTTCACTTGTTCCGTCTATCACTCCTGCCAGAGAGAGAATCCAACCATCACATGGAACTATAAGAACATGCAGGTCTCAACGGGGAGCAAAACACTTTCCGGTTTAGATCGAGTCACCTATTCCACCATAAACTTCCTGGGTGCAAAAGAAGACCATGGGAAGAAATTGATTTGCACTGCAACATTTTCTGGAGGAAACATCGAAGCTTCTGTTGTTTTACGCATACAGC GTACTGTGCATTATGATGCAATGGGATGGGAAGTGAAAATGCCAAAAGACATTCACGGTGTCAGAGGTTCCTGTCTGGTTATACCATGTTCTTTCTCTTACACATCATACCCACCCCAAAACCCACGAAGAGTTGTGTGGTATCAGTGGGTCTCTAAAGGTAATCCTTTAGTTTATGATCCTTTgcatgaaaatgatgtcattgagAAGTTTAGAGGAAAAACTGAGCTATTTGGAGACTCAAGTGGGAATTGCAGTCTACTGATCAAAAACCTGGAACAGACCCACCATGGAGAGACATTATACACAAGGATTGACCCTGAAAATGTTCCATggcaaaaatacaaattttatGATGTCACTTCTACAATCCTTGTTGACG CAAGTCCACAGCAACCCAGCCTCAGTATTTATGGAGGTGACAGGATGAGTGACAGCATCACAATAGTATGTTCAACTGCCCACACGTGTCCATACAGCAAACCAAAcatcattctgagaggaatagAAGGAACCGATCAATTAGACAATGAGCATATTAAAGACGGCCTGTGGAAAATAACTCTGACACGCACTGGCGTCGTACAGGCAGAAAGCTCCACTATTGAGTGTTCAGTAACACATCATGGTGGCTTAACAGTGGAAGCTAAGCAGGTCAAAAATGCGCAAT GTGTTCATCAAAAAATAATGATTGAGCCTGATCTGGCAGATGTCACAGAAGGCGTCGCAAAGACCTTCACTTGCTCCGTCTATCACTCCTGCCAGAGAGAGACTCCAACCATCACATGGAACTATGAGAACATGCAGGTCTCAACGGGGAGCAAAACACTTTCCGGGGTAGATCGGGTCACCTTTTCCAACATAACCTTTCTGGGTGAAAAAGACGACAATGGGAAAAAATTGATATGTTCTGCAAAAATTTCTGGAGGAAACACTGAAACCTATGTTGTTTTACGTGTACAGC AGTATCAAAAACCAGTGGATCCAATCCTGAATGAAa CTCATTTCCAATATGAGGCAGATGTGATACCCAGGATCACTGCGTTGCCTCGTTCCTGTGTGGTAATACCGTGCAGTTTCAAGATGGAAGAGGAATATGCCACTCGACTTCGCGTTCTTTGGGTCACCAAAAAAGGTGGCTACATGTTCCACACTGACTCACATGAGGTCTTAGACAACTTCAGACGCCGCACAAGGCTCCTGGGAAACCCGGATGAGCAGAACTGTACTGTGGAGATGGATAATGTGCAAACTCATGACAATGGGCCGTTCTGCTTCAgagcagaaaaagaaaacgaGAAATACAGTTTCAACAACAGCTGTGTGTTCATTATAATGCGGG cATCTCCTGATAAACCTGTGATGTCGCCCCTTCCTGAAGACATCGAGCCCGGGACGCGCATCACCGTCAAATGCTCAGTCAACCACACATGCTCCTCTCACCCTCCCAAAATCAGCTGGAGCGTCCCAACAGTCCAAGAAACTATCAGCCACAATCACATGGGTGGAGGCGTTTGGGAAACAGTGTCCACTGTGACCTTCCTTCCAACTGGATATGAAGAGAAAGACGAAATTGTCTGCAGTGCCAAATTttggggtggtaaaacacagaACAATACTGCCTCACTGAGTGTTAAGA AAATAGAAGTTCAAGCGATTAAATCGGAGGCTATCGGGCTATATGCCATTGCTCCATCCCTTGTGTTCATCCTCATTTGTGTACTTGCTGGAGTCTGCATATACAAGAGACGACACAG GCAAGATATGCAAGGGTCACAAACACAATCTGAACATAG GAGATCCGCTTGGAACAGATTCTCAAG tcaTTTTAATATGACTGATGGTAGAGCAGCTTGGAATAACAGGGGGAACAGGAGTGATATCAG GTGCACTGGAAATGTTCCTGAAAGGCCACCAAAGCCTGAACAAAG ACGGAGCATCTGGAGCCGATTTTCTAG GCACCAACCACCCAGAAACAATGCAAATCTGAGAGCAGAATACAA GGCAAACAACACATGCACAGTGTTAGGAAGCAAGCCTTTCTCCAAACCTCATATTCCATCACCAAAGAG TGAGCCAAAATCCTACCGC GGTCATGATTATGATGCTGCTTGCACCAACCAATATAGAAAATACTGA
- the LOC137084205 gene encoding uncharacterized protein isoform X3: MGDIITVACSTFHTCPYSQPNIILNGIEGTDKIDNNCNNAGQCRSTLTRTGKVKTERLTIECSVKHYGVSKVTATKIKIAKCVHQRILIEPELADVTEGDAKTFTCSVYHSCQRENPTITWNYKNMQVSTGSKTLSGLDRVTYSTINFLGAKEDHGKKLICTATFSGGNIEASVVLRIQRTVHYDAMGWEVKMPKDIHGVRGSCLVIPCSFSYTSYPPQNPRRVVWYQWVSKGNPLVYDPLHENDVIEKFRGKTELFGDSSGNCSLLIKNLEQTHHGETLYTRIDPENVPWQKYKFYDVTSTILVDASPQQPSLSIYGGDRMSDSITIVCSTAHTCPYSKPNIILRGIEGTDQLDNEHIKDGLWKITLTRTGVVQAESSTIECSVTHHGGLTVEAKQVKNAQCVHQKIMIEPDLADVTEGVAKTFTCSVYHSCQRETPTITWNYENMQVSTGSKTLSGVDRVTFSNITFLGEKDDNGKKLICSAKISGGNTETYVVLRVQQYQKPVDPILNETHFQYEADVIPRITALPRSCVVIPCSFKMEEEYATRLRVLWVTKKGGYMFHTDSHEVLDNFRRRTRLLGNPDEQNCTVEMDNVQTHDNGPFCFRAEKENEKYSFNNSCVFIIMRASPDKPVMSPLPEDIEPGTRITVKCSVNHTCSSHPPKISWSVPTVQETISHNHMGGGVWETVSTVTFLPTGYEEKDEIVCSAKFWGGKTQNNTASLSVKKIEVQAIKSEAIGLYAIAPSLVFILICVLAGVCIYKRRHRQDMQGSQTQSEHRRSAWNRFSSHFNMTDGRAAWNNRGNRSDIRCTGNVPERPPKPEQRRSIWSRFSRHQPPRNNANLRAEYKANNTCTVLGSKPFSKPHIPSPKSEPKSYRGHDYDAACTNQYRKY; the protein is encoded by the exons atgggtgacatcatcacagtagcATGTTCAACTTTCCACACATGTCCATACAGCCAACCGAACATCATTCTGAACGGAATAGAAGGAACTGACAAAATAGACAATAACTGTAATAATGCTGGCCAGTGCAGATCAACTCTGACACGCACAGGAAAAGTAAAGACAGAACGCTTGACTATTGAGTGTTCAGTAAAACATTATGGTGTCAGTAAAGTCACAGCTACAAAAATCAAAATTGCCAAAT gtgttcatcaaagaattttGATTGAGCCTGAACTGGCAGATGTCACAGAGGGCGATGCAAAGACCTTCACTTGTTCCGTCTATCACTCCTGCCAGAGAGAGAATCCAACCATCACATGGAACTATAAGAACATGCAGGTCTCAACGGGGAGCAAAACACTTTCCGGTTTAGATCGAGTCACCTATTCCACCATAAACTTCCTGGGTGCAAAAGAAGACCATGGGAAGAAATTGATTTGCACTGCAACATTTTCTGGAGGAAACATCGAAGCTTCTGTTGTTTTACGCATACAGC GTACTGTGCATTATGATGCAATGGGATGGGAAGTGAAAATGCCAAAAGACATTCACGGTGTCAGAGGTTCCTGTCTGGTTATACCATGTTCTTTCTCTTACACATCATACCCACCCCAAAACCCACGAAGAGTTGTGTGGTATCAGTGGGTCTCTAAAGGTAATCCTTTAGTTTATGATCCTTTgcatgaaaatgatgtcattgagAAGTTTAGAGGAAAAACTGAGCTATTTGGAGACTCAAGTGGGAATTGCAGTCTACTGATCAAAAACCTGGAACAGACCCACCATGGAGAGACATTATACACAAGGATTGACCCTGAAAATGTTCCATggcaaaaatacaaattttatGATGTCACTTCTACAATCCTTGTTGACG CAAGTCCACAGCAACCCAGCCTCAGTATTTATGGAGGTGACAGGATGAGTGACAGCATCACAATAGTATGTTCAACTGCCCACACGTGTCCATACAGCAAACCAAAcatcattctgagaggaatagAAGGAACCGATCAATTAGACAATGAGCATATTAAAGACGGCCTGTGGAAAATAACTCTGACACGCACTGGCGTCGTACAGGCAGAAAGCTCCACTATTGAGTGTTCAGTAACACATCATGGTGGCTTAACAGTGGAAGCTAAGCAGGTCAAAAATGCGCAAT GTGTTCATCAAAAAATAATGATTGAGCCTGATCTGGCAGATGTCACAGAAGGCGTCGCAAAGACCTTCACTTGCTCCGTCTATCACTCCTGCCAGAGAGAGACTCCAACCATCACATGGAACTATGAGAACATGCAGGTCTCAACGGGGAGCAAAACACTTTCCGGGGTAGATCGGGTCACCTTTTCCAACATAACCTTTCTGGGTGAAAAAGACGACAATGGGAAAAAATTGATATGTTCTGCAAAAATTTCTGGAGGAAACACTGAAACCTATGTTGTTTTACGTGTACAGC AGTATCAAAAACCAGTGGATCCAATCCTGAATGAAa CTCATTTCCAATATGAGGCAGATGTGATACCCAGGATCACTGCGTTGCCTCGTTCCTGTGTGGTAATACCGTGCAGTTTCAAGATGGAAGAGGAATATGCCACTCGACTTCGCGTTCTTTGGGTCACCAAAAAAGGTGGCTACATGTTCCACACTGACTCACATGAGGTCTTAGACAACTTCAGACGCCGCACAAGGCTCCTGGGAAACCCGGATGAGCAGAACTGTACTGTGGAGATGGATAATGTGCAAACTCATGACAATGGGCCGTTCTGCTTCAgagcagaaaaagaaaacgaGAAATACAGTTTCAACAACAGCTGTGTGTTCATTATAATGCGGG cATCTCCTGATAAACCTGTGATGTCGCCCCTTCCTGAAGACATCGAGCCCGGGACGCGCATCACCGTCAAATGCTCAGTCAACCACACATGCTCCTCTCACCCTCCCAAAATCAGCTGGAGCGTCCCAACAGTCCAAGAAACTATCAGCCACAATCACATGGGTGGAGGCGTTTGGGAAACAGTGTCCACTGTGACCTTCCTTCCAACTGGATATGAAGAGAAAGACGAAATTGTCTGCAGTGCCAAATTttggggtggtaaaacacagaACAATACTGCCTCACTGAGTGTTAAGA AAATAGAAGTTCAAGCGATTAAATCGGAGGCTATCGGGCTATATGCCATTGCTCCATCCCTTGTGTTCATCCTCATTTGTGTACTTGCTGGAGTCTGCATATACAAGAGACGACACAG GCAAGATATGCAAGGGTCACAAACACAATCTGAACATAG GAGATCCGCTTGGAACAGATTCTCAAG tcaTTTTAATATGACTGATGGTAGAGCAGCTTGGAATAACAGGGGGAACAGGAGTGATATCAG GTGCACTGGAAATGTTCCTGAAAGGCCACCAAAGCCTGAACAAAG ACGGAGCATCTGGAGCCGATTTTCTAG GCACCAACCACCCAGAAACAATGCAAATCTGAGAGCAGAATACAA GGCAAACAACACATGCACAGTGTTAGGAAGCAAGCCTTTCTCCAAACCTCATATTCCATCACCAAAGAG TGAGCCAAAATCCTACCGC GGTCATGATTATGATGCTGCTTGCACCAACCAATATAGAAAATACTGA
- the LOC137084205 gene encoding sialoadhesin-like isoform X4: protein MQVSTGSKTLSGLDRVTYSTINFLGAKEDHGKKLICTATFSGGNIEASVVLRIQRTVHYDAMGWEVKMPKDIHGVRGSCLVIPCSFSYTSYPPQNPRRVVWYQWVSKGNPLVYDPLHENDVIEKFRGKTELFGDSSGNCSLLIKNLEQTHHGETLYTRIDPENVPWQKYKFYDVTSTILVDASPQQPSLSIYGGDRMSDSITIVCSTAHTCPYSKPNIILRGIEGTDQLDNEHIKDGLWKITLTRTGVVQAESSTIECSVTHHGGLTVEAKQVKNAQCVHQKIMIEPDLADVTEGVAKTFTCSVYHSCQRETPTITWNYENMQVSTGSKTLSGVDRVTFSNITFLGEKDDNGKKLICSAKISGGNTETYVVLRVQQYQKPVDPILNETHFQYEADVIPRITALPRSCVVIPCSFKMEEEYATRLRVLWVTKKGGYMFHTDSHEVLDNFRRRTRLLGNPDEQNCTVEMDNVQTHDNGPFCFRAEKENEKYSFNNSCVFIIMRASPDKPVMSPLPEDIEPGTRITVKCSVNHTCSSHPPKISWSVPTVQETISHNHMGGGVWETVSTVTFLPTGYEEKDEIVCSAKFWGGKTQNNTASLSVKKIEVQAIKSEAIGLYAIAPSLVFILICVLAGVCIYKRRHRQDMQGSQTQSEHRRSAWNRFSSHFNMTDGRAAWNNRGNRSDIRCTGNVPERPPKPEQRRSIWSRFSRHQPPRNNANLRAEYKANNTCTVLGSKPFSKPHIPSPKSEPKSYRGHDYDAACTNQYRKY from the exons ATGCAGGTCTCAACGGGGAGCAAAACACTTTCCGGTTTAGATCGAGTCACCTATTCCACCATAAACTTCCTGGGTGCAAAAGAAGACCATGGGAAGAAATTGATTTGCACTGCAACATTTTCTGGAGGAAACATCGAAGCTTCTGTTGTTTTACGCATACAGC GTACTGTGCATTATGATGCAATGGGATGGGAAGTGAAAATGCCAAAAGACATTCACGGTGTCAGAGGTTCCTGTCTGGTTATACCATGTTCTTTCTCTTACACATCATACCCACCCCAAAACCCACGAAGAGTTGTGTGGTATCAGTGGGTCTCTAAAGGTAATCCTTTAGTTTATGATCCTTTgcatgaaaatgatgtcattgagAAGTTTAGAGGAAAAACTGAGCTATTTGGAGACTCAAGTGGGAATTGCAGTCTACTGATCAAAAACCTGGAACAGACCCACCATGGAGAGACATTATACACAAGGATTGACCCTGAAAATGTTCCATggcaaaaatacaaattttatGATGTCACTTCTACAATCCTTGTTGACG CAAGTCCACAGCAACCCAGCCTCAGTATTTATGGAGGTGACAGGATGAGTGACAGCATCACAATAGTATGTTCAACTGCCCACACGTGTCCATACAGCAAACCAAAcatcattctgagaggaatagAAGGAACCGATCAATTAGACAATGAGCATATTAAAGACGGCCTGTGGAAAATAACTCTGACACGCACTGGCGTCGTACAGGCAGAAAGCTCCACTATTGAGTGTTCAGTAACACATCATGGTGGCTTAACAGTGGAAGCTAAGCAGGTCAAAAATGCGCAAT GTGTTCATCAAAAAATAATGATTGAGCCTGATCTGGCAGATGTCACAGAAGGCGTCGCAAAGACCTTCACTTGCTCCGTCTATCACTCCTGCCAGAGAGAGACTCCAACCATCACATGGAACTATGAGAACATGCAGGTCTCAACGGGGAGCAAAACACTTTCCGGGGTAGATCGGGTCACCTTTTCCAACATAACCTTTCTGGGTGAAAAAGACGACAATGGGAAAAAATTGATATGTTCTGCAAAAATTTCTGGAGGAAACACTGAAACCTATGTTGTTTTACGTGTACAGC AGTATCAAAAACCAGTGGATCCAATCCTGAATGAAa CTCATTTCCAATATGAGGCAGATGTGATACCCAGGATCACTGCGTTGCCTCGTTCCTGTGTGGTAATACCGTGCAGTTTCAAGATGGAAGAGGAATATGCCACTCGACTTCGCGTTCTTTGGGTCACCAAAAAAGGTGGCTACATGTTCCACACTGACTCACATGAGGTCTTAGACAACTTCAGACGCCGCACAAGGCTCCTGGGAAACCCGGATGAGCAGAACTGTACTGTGGAGATGGATAATGTGCAAACTCATGACAATGGGCCGTTCTGCTTCAgagcagaaaaagaaaacgaGAAATACAGTTTCAACAACAGCTGTGTGTTCATTATAATGCGGG cATCTCCTGATAAACCTGTGATGTCGCCCCTTCCTGAAGACATCGAGCCCGGGACGCGCATCACCGTCAAATGCTCAGTCAACCACACATGCTCCTCTCACCCTCCCAAAATCAGCTGGAGCGTCCCAACAGTCCAAGAAACTATCAGCCACAATCACATGGGTGGAGGCGTTTGGGAAACAGTGTCCACTGTGACCTTCCTTCCAACTGGATATGAAGAGAAAGACGAAATTGTCTGCAGTGCCAAATTttggggtggtaaaacacagaACAATACTGCCTCACTGAGTGTTAAGA AAATAGAAGTTCAAGCGATTAAATCGGAGGCTATCGGGCTATATGCCATTGCTCCATCCCTTGTGTTCATCCTCATTTGTGTACTTGCTGGAGTCTGCATATACAAGAGACGACACAG GCAAGATATGCAAGGGTCACAAACACAATCTGAACATAG GAGATCCGCTTGGAACAGATTCTCAAG tcaTTTTAATATGACTGATGGTAGAGCAGCTTGGAATAACAGGGGGAACAGGAGTGATATCAG GTGCACTGGAAATGTTCCTGAAAGGCCACCAAAGCCTGAACAAAG ACGGAGCATCTGGAGCCGATTTTCTAG GCACCAACCACCCAGAAACAATGCAAATCTGAGAGCAGAATACAA GGCAAACAACACATGCACAGTGTTAGGAAGCAAGCCTTTCTCCAAACCTCATATTCCATCACCAAAGAG TGAGCCAAAATCCTACCGC GGTCATGATTATGATGCTGCTTGCACCAACCAATATAGAAAATACTGA